CCTGCCTTGTAAGCGGTCGCCTTGAACGGCTTGATGGCGGTGTTAATGAGAGCCATGGGGTATTTCCTTGAGTAAGAGTGGAACCGGGTTAAGCGGTACGCGGGGACAATCGCTCAAAACAATCAATAGAGCAAATTTGTTTTATTTTATTTTTGGATAGATTTTTTTATAAAGACGTGTGCGGACAATTAGCCCTGCAAGGCCGCTTCGGCGCGGACAACCGCCGAAATGGCATTAACGGTCGAGGCGATACGCAGGGCCGCCTGTATCTGAACCGCGCTGACGCCATGATTGCGCAGAACCTTTTCGTGGCTGTCCATGCACAGGCCGCAGGCATTGACGGCCGAAACCGCCAGCGACCACAGCTCGAAATCCACCTTATCGACGCCGGGATTGGTCAGGATATTCATGCGCAGGCCGGCGCGCATCTTTTCATATTCCTTGTTCTGCATCAGGTGCAGGGCGCGGAAATAGACATTGTTCAGCCCCATTATGGCGGCCGCGGCCTTGGCAGCGGTGACGGCTTCCGGCGTCATGACCTCACTGGCGGCGGCTTCGATATTTTGCACCACCGCCGGCACGCCGATGGCATGGGCGCAGGAGAGGAACGTCCCCCATTTCTGCTGCTCATTCAGGACGGTTTCGCCCAGCAGGTTGGTCAGGTTGGACGACAGATCCTTGGCATAGGCGGGGATCAGGCTTTGCAGGGTATCAATGGACATTAGGGAACCTCAGTGTGCATAGAATGTGATTATGAATTTTGACAA
This sequence is a window from Asticcacaulis sp.. Protein-coding genes within it:
- a CDS encoding carboxymuconolactone decarboxylase family protein translates to MSIDTLQSLIPAYAKDLSSNLTNLLGETVLNEQQKWGTFLSCAHAIGVPAVVQNIEAAASEVMTPEAVTAAKAAAAIMGLNNVYFRALHLMQNKEYEKMRAGLRMNILTNPGVDKVDFELWSLAVSAVNACGLCMDSHEKVLRNHGVSAVQIQAALRIASTVNAISAVVRAEAALQG